A portion of the Gossypium arboreum isolate Shixiya-1 chromosome 8, ASM2569848v2, whole genome shotgun sequence genome contains these proteins:
- the LOC108470245 gene encoding protein TIFY 4B-like isoform X3: MSTGEMVSRSPLYKPLNQLTEDDISQVTREDCRRYLKEKGMRRPSWNKSQAIQQVISLKTLLETTSDSEAVEASKKLHVPFPQNPPRFVSDSTVQPNETTRHKGISVPVNESVPRIRSDPSEFKFSGENSVQTAVSANDSVSPRSASVAKEPSGQMTIFYCGKVNVYDNIPGCKAEAILQFAASPVSFPQETLVDQRTSPLSIPCHVQAAGDKVSQRSPGVILSSMQAVKVAENCRFPRDDCNVSYEDSLGATSRNALLQRYLEKKKDRFKNKRKLATSSSRTLDIYLNQMGDQFSNEQSKQSESYSSTQARPPHTPLWCSSMENLPKIANVTTHPDGKDIFEV; the protein is encoded by the exons ATGTCAACGGGAGAAATGGTTTCCCGGTCACCTCTATACAAGCCTCTCAACCAGCTCACCGAGGATGACATTTCTCAGGTCACTCGCGAAGATTGCCGCCGTTACCTCAAAGAAAAAG GGATGCGGAGACCTTCGTGGAACAAATCGCAGGCGATTCAGCAGGTCATCTCACTGAAAACTCTTCTAGAAACGACATCGGATTCTGAAGCTGTCGAAGCTTCCAAGAAACTTCACGTTCCCTTCCCGCAAAATCCGCCTCGT TTCGTTTCTGATTCGACCGTTCAACCGAATGAAACGACACGGCATAAAGGGATCTCGGTCCCGGTAAACGAATCCGTTCCTCGCATCCGTTCAGATCCCTCGGAATTCAAATTTTCCGGCGAAAATTCCGTTCAAACCGCCGTCTCTGCTAATGATTCTGTTTCTCCAAG ATCTGCGAGTGTAGCCAAAGAGCCATCAGGACAGATGACAATTTTTTATTGTGGGAAAGTGAATGTCTATGATAATATACCTGGTTGTAAG GCGGAAGCAATCTTGCAGTTTGCTGCAAGCCCAGTCTCATTTCCACAGGAAACTCTAGTTGATCAAAGGACCTCGCCATTGTCCATTCCATGCCATGTACAGGCTGCAGGTGATAAAGTAAGCCAACGTTCACCAGGGGTTATATTGTCATCAATGCAAGCAG TGAAGGTTGCAGAAAACTGTCGATTTCCTCGAGATGACTGCAATGTATCTTATGAAGACAGCCTTG GTGCCACTAGCAGAAACGCACTGTTGCAAAGATATCTTGAGAAAAAGAAAGACAG GTTTAAGAACAAGAGAAAATTGGCAACATCTTCATCTCGTACCTTAGACATCTACTTGAATCAAATGGGGGATCAGTTCTCAAATGAGCAGTCGAAGCAAAGTGAATCATATTCTTCTACTCAAGCTCGACCACCTCACACACCGCTTTGGTGCAGCTCCATGGAAAATCTTCCCAAGATTGCCAATGTCACTACTCATCCTGATGGCAAAG ATATATTCGAAGTATGA
- the LOC108470245 gene encoding protein TIFY 4B-like isoform X1, which translates to MSTGEMVSRSPLYKPLNQLTEDDISQVTREDCRRYLKEKGMRRPSWNKSQAIQQVISLKTLLETTSDSEAVEASKKLHVPFPQNPPRFVSDSTVQPNETTRHKGISVPVNESVPRIRSDPSEFKFSGENSVQTAVSANDSVSPRSASVAKEPSGQMTIFYCGKVNVYDNIPGCKAEAILQFAASPVSFPQETLVDQRTSPLSIPCHVQAAGDKVSQRSPGVILSSMQAVKVAENCRFPRDDCNVSYEDSLEGATSRNALLQRYLEKKKDRFKNKRKLATSSSRTLDIYLNQMGDQFSNEQSKQSESYSSTQARPPHTPLWCSSMENLPKIANVTTHPDGKGDNFLSLAYHVLSLCDNGV; encoded by the exons ATGTCAACGGGAGAAATGGTTTCCCGGTCACCTCTATACAAGCCTCTCAACCAGCTCACCGAGGATGACATTTCTCAGGTCACTCGCGAAGATTGCCGCCGTTACCTCAAAGAAAAAG GGATGCGGAGACCTTCGTGGAACAAATCGCAGGCGATTCAGCAGGTCATCTCACTGAAAACTCTTCTAGAAACGACATCGGATTCTGAAGCTGTCGAAGCTTCCAAGAAACTTCACGTTCCCTTCCCGCAAAATCCGCCTCGT TTCGTTTCTGATTCGACCGTTCAACCGAATGAAACGACACGGCATAAAGGGATCTCGGTCCCGGTAAACGAATCCGTTCCTCGCATCCGTTCAGATCCCTCGGAATTCAAATTTTCCGGCGAAAATTCCGTTCAAACCGCCGTCTCTGCTAATGATTCTGTTTCTCCAAG ATCTGCGAGTGTAGCCAAAGAGCCATCAGGACAGATGACAATTTTTTATTGTGGGAAAGTGAATGTCTATGATAATATACCTGGTTGTAAG GCGGAAGCAATCTTGCAGTTTGCTGCAAGCCCAGTCTCATTTCCACAGGAAACTCTAGTTGATCAAAGGACCTCGCCATTGTCCATTCCATGCCATGTACAGGCTGCAGGTGATAAAGTAAGCCAACGTTCACCAGGGGTTATATTGTCATCAATGCAAGCAG TGAAGGTTGCAGAAAACTGTCGATTTCCTCGAGATGACTGCAATGTATCTTATGAAGACAGCCTTG AAGGTGCCACTAGCAGAAACGCACTGTTGCAAAGATATCTTGAGAAAAAGAAAGACAG GTTTAAGAACAAGAGAAAATTGGCAACATCTTCATCTCGTACCTTAGACATCTACTTGAATCAAATGGGGGATCAGTTCTCAAATGAGCAGTCGAAGCAAAGTGAATCATATTCTTCTACTCAAGCTCGACCACCTCACACACCGCTTTGGTGCAGCTCCATGGAAAATCTTCCCAAGATTGCCAATGTCACTACTCATCCTGATGGCAAAGGTGACAATTTCTTATCTCTTGCATATCATGTCTTGTCTTTATGCGATAATGGGGTTTGA
- the LOC108470245 gene encoding protein TIFY 4B-like isoform X2, which produces MSTGEMVSRSPLYKPLNQLTEDDISQVTREDCRRYLKEKGMRRPSWNKSQAIQQVISLKTLLETTSDSEAVEASKKLHVPFPQNPPRFVSDSTVQPNETTRHKGISVPVNESVPRIRSDPSEFKFSGENSVQTAVSANDSVSPRSASVAKEPSGQMTIFYCGKVNVYDNIPGCKAEAILQFAASPVSFPQETLVDQRTSPLSIPCHVQAAGDKVSQRSPGVILSSMQAVKVAENCRFPRDDCNVSYEDSLEGATSRNALLQRYLEKKKDRFKNKRKLATSSSRTLDIYLNQMGDQFSNEQSKQSESYSSTQARPPHTPLWCSSMENLPKIANVTTHPDGKDIFEV; this is translated from the exons ATGTCAACGGGAGAAATGGTTTCCCGGTCACCTCTATACAAGCCTCTCAACCAGCTCACCGAGGATGACATTTCTCAGGTCACTCGCGAAGATTGCCGCCGTTACCTCAAAGAAAAAG GGATGCGGAGACCTTCGTGGAACAAATCGCAGGCGATTCAGCAGGTCATCTCACTGAAAACTCTTCTAGAAACGACATCGGATTCTGAAGCTGTCGAAGCTTCCAAGAAACTTCACGTTCCCTTCCCGCAAAATCCGCCTCGT TTCGTTTCTGATTCGACCGTTCAACCGAATGAAACGACACGGCATAAAGGGATCTCGGTCCCGGTAAACGAATCCGTTCCTCGCATCCGTTCAGATCCCTCGGAATTCAAATTTTCCGGCGAAAATTCCGTTCAAACCGCCGTCTCTGCTAATGATTCTGTTTCTCCAAG ATCTGCGAGTGTAGCCAAAGAGCCATCAGGACAGATGACAATTTTTTATTGTGGGAAAGTGAATGTCTATGATAATATACCTGGTTGTAAG GCGGAAGCAATCTTGCAGTTTGCTGCAAGCCCAGTCTCATTTCCACAGGAAACTCTAGTTGATCAAAGGACCTCGCCATTGTCCATTCCATGCCATGTACAGGCTGCAGGTGATAAAGTAAGCCAACGTTCACCAGGGGTTATATTGTCATCAATGCAAGCAG TGAAGGTTGCAGAAAACTGTCGATTTCCTCGAGATGACTGCAATGTATCTTATGAAGACAGCCTTG AAGGTGCCACTAGCAGAAACGCACTGTTGCAAAGATATCTTGAGAAAAAGAAAGACAG GTTTAAGAACAAGAGAAAATTGGCAACATCTTCATCTCGTACCTTAGACATCTACTTGAATCAAATGGGGGATCAGTTCTCAAATGAGCAGTCGAAGCAAAGTGAATCATATTCTTCTACTCAAGCTCGACCACCTCACACACCGCTTTGGTGCAGCTCCATGGAAAATCTTCCCAAGATTGCCAATGTCACTACTCATCCTGATGGCAAAG ATATATTCGAAGTATGA
- the LOC108469782 gene encoding ETO1-like protein 1, translating to MRAFLPSDSCKETQLNAINPQSWLQVERGKFSKLSSSCTTASSSIESFIKVPEPPIVPFFKPVDYVEVLAQIHEELESCSLQERSNLYLLQFQIFRGLGETKLMRGSLRSAWQKAGTVHERLVFVAWLKYEKQGEELIVDLLATCNKCAQEFGPMDVASQFPVEVDGASQETVVTDGEKSLKNVNFWIGDEKIVCRRQKIASLSAPFHAMLNGYFNESLCEDIDLSENNISPLGLRTISVFSVTGCLSDVPPDLLLEILVFANKFCCERLKDACDRKLASSVCTKDDAVELMEYAIEENSPVLAASCLQVFLHELPDCLNDERVVEIFSHADRQQRLIMAGQACFSLYCLLSEVAMNLDPRSGNTVCFLEQLIESAETDRQRLLAFHQLGCVRLLRKEYDEAESLFERAVGLGHVYSIAGLARLGYIKGHKLWSYEKLSSVISSVNPLGWMYQERSLYCKGDRWEDLEKATELDPTLTYPYMYRAASLMMKQNVQAALGEINRVLGFKLALECLELRFCLYLANEDYKAALRDVQVILTLSPDYRMFEGRVAASQLRTLVHEHVDNWTTADCWMQLYDRWSSVDDIGSLSVIYQMLESGEAKGVLYFRQSLLLLRLNCPDAAMRSLELACQHASNEHERLVYEGWILYDTGHCEEGLRKAEESIRTKRSFEAFFLKAYALADSSMDFSCSSTVISLLENALKCPSDNLRKGQALNNLGSVYVDCGKLDLAADCYINALKIRHTRAHQGLARVHFLRNDKAAAYVEMTKLIEKAKNNASAYEKRSEYCDRDLTKADLEMVTQLDPLRVYPYRYRAAVLMDSSKEKEAIAELSRAIAFKADLHLLHLRAAFHEHVGDVLAALRDCRAALSIDPNHQEMLELHSRVNSHEP from the exons ATGAGGGCTTTCCTTCCATCTGATTCATGTAAAGAAACACAGCTCAATGCCATTAATCCTCAGTCTTGGCTCCAAGTTGAAAGAGGGAAATTTTCCAAACTATCATCTTCATGTACCACCGCCTCTTCATCcat AGAATCATTTATCAAGGTTCCTGAGCCACCCATAGTGCCATTCTTTAAACCTGTTGATTATGTAGAAGTCTTAGCTCAAATTCATGAAGAACTCGAATCGTGTTCTTTGCAAGAGAGGTCGAATCTGTATTTATTACAATTTCAGATCTTTAGAGGGCTTGGGGAAACCAAATTGATGCGGGGAAGCCTCCGGTCTGCTTGGCAGAAGGCTGGGACGGTCCATGAGAGGCTTGTGTTTGTGGCATGGTTGAAGTATGAGAAGCAAGGGGAAGAACTTATTGTTGACTTGCTTGCAACTTGCAATAAATGTGCACAAGAGTTTGGACCGATGGATGTTGCTTCTCAGTTTCCGGTTGAGGTGGATGGGGCTTCGCAGGAGACCGTTGTGACGGACGGGGAAAAGAGCCTGAAAAATGTGAACTTTTGGATAGGAGATGAGAAAATAGTTTGCCGTAGGCAGAAAATAGCTTCTCTTTCAGCCCCCTTTCATGCTATGCTTAATGGTTACTTCAATGAATCGCTTTGCGAGGACATAGATTTATCTGAAAATAATATCTCCCCATTGGGGTTGAGGACCATCAGTGTGTTCAGTGTGACGGGCTGCCTGAGTGATGTCCCACCTGATCTTTTGTTAGAAATATTAGTTTTTGCAAACAAGTTTTGTTGTGAGAGACTCAAAGACGCTTGTGATAGGAAACTCGCATCTTCAGTTTGCACCAAAGATGATGCTGTGGAGCTTATGGAATATGCCATTGAAGAGAATTCTCCTGTACTTGCTGCATCATGTTTGCAAGTTTTTCTACACGAACTGCCTGATTGTTTGAATGATGAAAGAGTAGTGGAAATATTTAGCCATGCCGATAGACAGCAGAGGTTGATCATGGCTGGACAGGCCTGTTTTTCTCTTTACTGTTTATTAAGTGAAGTAGCCATGAACCTCGATCCTCGATCTGGTAACACTGTTTGTTTCCTAGAACAATTGATTGAATCTGCTGAAACCGACAGGCAGAGACTGTTAGCTTTTCATCAGTTGGGATGTGTAAGGCTTCTAAGGAAAGAGTATGATGAAGCTGAAAGTCTTTTTGAGAGAGCTGTAGGTTTAGGTCATGTTTACTCTATAGCAGGTTTGGCTAGATTGGGTTACATTAAGGGTCATAAACTTTGGTCCTATGAGAAGCTTAGCTCGGTGATTTCTTCTGTTAATCCACTAGGATGGATGTATCAGGAGAGGTCATTATATTGTAAGGGTGATAGGTGGGAAGACCTCGAGAAAGCAACCGAACTGGACCCAACTCTTACCTACCCCTACATGTATCGGGCTGCTTCCCTAATGATGAAACAGAATGTTCAAGCTGCTCTTGGTGAGATCAACCGAGTTCTTGGGTTTAAACTTGCTCTAGAATGCTTGGAACTCCGATTTTGTCTTTATTTGGCTAATGAGGATTACAAAGCAGCCTTGCGCGATGTTCAGGTAATTCTAACACTTTCCCCAGATTACAGAATGTTCGAGGGACGAGTGGCAGCATCCCAGCTCCGTACACTTGTGCATGAGCATGTTGACAACTGGACAACAGCAGATTGTTGGATGCAGCTATATGATAGGTGGTCTTCTGTAGATGATATAGGATCTCTCTCTGTAATCTACCAAATGCTTGAATCCGGTGAGGCGAAAGGGGTTTTATACTTCCGACAATCATTACTTCTCCTCAG GTTAAATTGTCCTGATGCGGCTATGCGAAGTCTAGAATTAGCTTGTCAACATGCGTCTAATGAACATGAACGCCTAGTTTATGAGGGATGGATCCTATATGATACCGGTCACTGTGAGGAAGGGCTTCGAAAAGCGGAAGAGTCTATTAGAACCAAGAGATCATTTGAAGCCTTCTTCCTTAAAGCTTATGCATTGGCCGACTCTAGCATGGATTTTTCATGTTCTTCAACAGTTATCTCATTGCTTGAAAATGCCTTGAAATGCCCCTCGGATAATCTTCGGAAAGGTCAA gcTCTGAACAATCTTGGAAGTGTGTACGTTGATTGTGGAAAATTGGACTTAGCAGCCGATTGCTACATTAATGCCCTTAAAATACGACACACCAGAGCCCATCAAGGCCTTGCACGAGTACATTTTCTCAGAAACGACAAGGCTGCAGCATATGTGGAAATGACTAAACTGATTGAAAAGGCTAAAAACAATGCATCTGCCTACGAAAAGAGGTCCGAGTACTGTGACCGTGACCTCACCAAGGCAGACCTTGAGATGGTCACTCAATTAGATCCACTCCGTGTGTATCCTTACCGATACCGAGCTGCGG TGTTAATGGACAGCTCCAAGGAGAAGGAAGCCATTGCTGAACTATCGAGAGCTATTGCATTCAAAGCAGATCTTCACCTTCTTCACCTACGGGCAGCCTTCCATGAGCATGTCGGTGATGTCTTGGCTGCCCTCCGAGATTGTCGAGCTGCCCTTTCCATAGACCCGAATCATCAAGAAATGTTAGAACTACACAGCCGTGTAAACAGCCATGAACCTTAA